The following are from one region of the Arcobacter defluvii genome:
- a CDS encoding helix-turn-helix domain-containing protein → MLHLRLKEAREKAGLTLEELAKKINISKRTLQNYESNKNEPTVSIVNKIAEFCYEDEIYLLTGNSEIKINYEKEILKMLNNSTKEEKEYIYHLIKVEYIKNKIS, encoded by the coding sequence ATGTTGCATTTGAGATTGAAAGAAGCTAGAGAAAAAGCAGGTTTAACCTTAGAAGAGTTAGCAAAGAAAATAAATATTTCAAAAAGAACTCTTCAGAATTATGAATCTAATAAAAATGAACCAACAGTAAGTATTGTTAATAAAATAGCAGAATTTTGCTATGAAGATGAAATTTATTTACTTACTGGAAATAGTGAAATAAAGATAAACTATGAAAAAGAAATTTTGAAAATGCTAAATAATTCGACTAAAGAAGAAAAGGAATATATATATCATCTAATTAAAGTTGAATATATCAAAAATAAAATATCTTAA
- a CDS encoding GGDEF domain-containing protein, protein MAIHIYTKKEIEDVISKSNKFIFKCSFIYNNTIREIICKKTIKKEIIKKYTNHSFKEFIQFISKIDSQKNYYELLRTHKKFHFLINNILLNHLENKIITEELFDNLHFNYQKLTTSLNEIILRFDFTRNQLDKLTGAWNREIFLEFLEKEHSEMKRGEKAFSLVYFDIDFFKFINDTYSHSSGDFILKELIKLIKDNLREYDSISRWGDDEFLILLPNTSINEALFIINRIKEIINQKIFSTNSFEIKITCSFGIVEATLEKSINEVIHKADELLYTSKRLGRDKIEC, encoded by the coding sequence TTGGCAATACATATTTATACAAAAAAAGAGATTGAAGACGTTATTTCTAAAAGTAATAAATTTATCTTTAAATGTTCTTTTATTTATAATAATACAATAAGAGAAATAATTTGTAAAAAAACAATAAAAAAAGAAATTATAAAAAAATATACTAATCATTCTTTTAAAGAATTTATTCAATTTATCTCAAAAATAGATTCTCAAAAAAACTATTATGAACTATTAAGAACTCATAAAAAATTTCATTTTTTGATCAATAATATATTATTAAATCATTTAGAAAATAAAATAATAACAGAAGAATTATTTGATAATTTACATTTTAACTATCAGAAATTAACAACTTCACTTAATGAAATTATATTAAGATTTGATTTTACTAGAAATCAATTGGATAAATTAACTGGAGCATGGAATAGAGAAATATTTCTTGAATTTTTAGAAAAAGAACATTCTGAAATGAAAAGAGGAGAAAAAGCTTTTTCTCTTGTTTATTTTGATATTGATTTTTTTAAATTTATAAATGATACTTATTCTCATAGTTCAGGGGATTTCATATTAAAAGAATTAATAAAACTAATAAAAGATAATTTGAGAGAATATGATTCTATTTCTCGATGGGGAGATGATGAGTTTTTAATCTTATTACCAAATACTTCTATAAATGAAGCTCTATTTATTATAAACAGGATAAAAGAAATAATAAATCAAAAGATTTTTTCAACAAACTCTTTTGAAATAAAAATAACTTGTTCTTTTGGTATTGTAGAAGCAACTTTAGAAAAATCAATCAATGAAGTAATACATAAAGCTGATGAATTATTATATACTTCAAAACGATTAGGTAGAGATAAAATTGAGTGTTGA
- the hemH gene encoding ferrochelatase — MKKAIILMNMGGPNNLDEVKVFLKNMFNDKYIIGAPQPIRALIGAIIVSKRLEIAKENYRKLGGISPIVGHTKRLVRRLSKIVDADVFYEMRYTYPFAKDILEKVKDYEEIYAIPMYPHYSTTTTKSSWEDLIKVAKNLKIENKIKTIDSYYDNDFYNKAIVERIKEALKDDDSNDFELIFSAHGLTQRTINKGDLYQKHILANVEYAKKELEKQNIRFKKIHMAYQSRLGPMEWLRPYMEDKLKEISSKVIVYPISFTVDNSETLGELVLEYGELAHELGIKDYRVAKAPNHHLYFLEALKEIYEEMKKY; from the coding sequence TTGAAAAAAGCAATAATATTGATGAATATGGGTGGACCAAATAATTTAGATGAAGTAAAAGTTTTTCTAAAAAATATGTTTAATGATAAATATATTATAGGTGCTCCTCAACCAATAAGAGCATTAATTGGTGCAATTATTGTTTCAAAAAGATTAGAAATAGCAAAAGAAAATTATAGAAAATTAGGTGGAATTTCTCCAATAGTTGGTCACACAAAAAGATTAGTTAGACGTTTATCAAAAATAGTTGATGCTGATGTTTTTTATGAGATGAGATATACATATCCTTTTGCAAAAGATATTTTAGAAAAAGTAAAAGATTATGAAGAAATTTATGCAATTCCTATGTATCCACACTATTCAACTACAACAACAAAATCATCTTGGGAAGATTTAATCAAAGTTGCTAAAAATCTAAAAATAGAAAATAAAATAAAAACAATAGATAGTTATTATGACAATGATTTTTATAACAAAGCTATAGTTGAGAGAATAAAAGAGGCTTTAAAAGATGATGATTCAAACGATTTTGAGCTTATTTTTTCAGCTCATGGATTAACACAAAGAACTATAAATAAAGGTGATTTATATCAAAAACATATTTTAGCAAATGTTGAATATGCAAAAAAAGAGCTTGAAAAACAAAATATAAGATTTAAAAAAATTCATATGGCTTATCAATCAAGACTTGGTCCAATGGAGTGGTTACGTCCATATATGGAAGATAAACTTAAAGAAATTAGCTCAAAGGTGATTGTTTATCCTATATCTTTTACTGTTGATAATTCAGAAACTTTAGGAGAATTGGTTCTTGAGTATGGCGAATTAGCACATGAATTAGGAATAAAAGATTATAGGGTAGCAAAGGCACCAAATCATCATCTCTATTTTTTAGAAGCTTTAAAAGAAATTTATGAGGAAATGAAAAAATATTAA
- a CDS encoding SRPBCC family protein: MQTFIKSSYINCDIKSLFDFHIDTNNIKKITPTDTKVELLTKDFKPQISKILKIKSTKYFIPMLWEVKIEKIDEPSLLVDVALKSPFAFWEHKHIFIKHGNMSELKDVITFNMPFGIFGKLFEWFVRNDLQKMFDYRHKITKEILENRK, encoded by the coding sequence ATGCAAACATTTATAAAAAGTTCATATATAAACTGTGATATTAAATCTTTATTTGATTTTCATATTGATACAAATAATATAAAAAAAATAACTCCAACTGATACAAAAGTAGAATTACTAACAAAAGATTTTAAACCACAAATTTCAAAAATATTAAAAATCAAAAGTACAAAATATTTTATTCCTATGCTTTGGGAAGTTAAAATAGAAAAAATTGATGAACCAAGTTTGTTGGTTGATGTGGCTTTAAAATCACCTTTTGCTTTTTGGGAACACAAACATATATTTATAAAACATGGAAATATGAGTGAATTAAAAGATGTAATTACATTTAATATGCCATTTGGAATTTTTGGAAAATTATTTGAATGGTTTGTTAGAAATGATTTGCAAAAAATGTTTGATTATAGACATAAAATTACAAAAGAAATTTTAGAAAATAGGAAATAA
- a CDS encoding LytR/AlgR family response regulator transcription factor, protein MIVDDEKLALDRLKRLLNENGIEDITEFNNPVVALKEITKTKFDVVFLDISMPNISGFELADSIINIEPKTFIVFQTAYEEFALKAFQSGGMGYLVKPIESNDIKNILEKIRLFKSSNVDESKKILGKRGDKLYLIDINEIYYIKADLDEVIIRIKEADAYVRRKIGDLETLLNGKNFFRIHRSYIVNVDKIKSMRSVEQSKLEISFDGIGEIITSSKEGAKEFREYIERRSL, encoded by the coding sequence ATGATTGTTGATGATGAAAAATTAGCTCTTGATAGATTAAAAAGATTATTAAATGAAAATGGAATTGAAGATATTACAGAGTTTAATAATCCAGTTGTTGCACTAAAAGAGATAACTAAAACAAAATTTGATGTCGTTTTTTTAGATATTTCTATGCCAAATATTAGTGGTTTTGAACTTGCTGATTCGATTATAAATATCGAGCCAAAAACTTTTATAGTTTTTCAAACAGCTTATGAAGAGTTTGCTTTAAAAGCTTTTCAAAGTGGAGGAATGGGTTATTTAGTTAAACCAATTGAATCAAATGATATAAAAAATATTTTAGAAAAAATAAGATTATTTAAAAGTTCAAATGTAGATGAATCAAAAAAGATATTAGGGAAAAGAGGAGATAAACTCTATTTGATAGATATAAATGAGATTTATTATATAAAAGCTGACCTTGATGAAGTAATAATAAGAATAAAAGAAGCAGATGCTTATGTAAGAAGAAAAATAGGGGATTTAGAGACACTTTTAAATGGAAAAAATTTCTTTAGAATTCATAGGTCTTACATCGTAAATGTTGATAAAATAAAATCTATGAGAAGTGTAGAACAATCAAAACTTGAAATATCTTTTGATGGAATTGGTGAAATAATAACAAGTTCAAAAGAGGGTGCTAAAGAATTTAGAGAGTATATAGAAAGAAGAAGCTTATAA
- a CDS encoding sensor histidine kinase has protein sequence MNIVELKISPKDWLYIIIIGAFFGFFISLCFYFLSYDLQNISTIIFSTSTAIFISLFAFFLITISNKFILPKVKKKFWYLISFIFSFLSGFVGFSFSFLLFSFADLKILNIISPFWIYISITIGFLTFLVGLILHQFISMKYKNEEIKNQILETKLKALENELNPHFLFNALNSVSELIYQDQKKAENAVIQISKFLRNAINKESLITLETELSMVKTYVNIENVRFDEKIVLKIDDFEEFKDIKVPKFSIQLLVENAIKHGFIGAIININIKFDKNSIIVINDGKITTNPKFGTGLSNLQKRLELQKIGNLEFEIENEKMKFIIKIKDKF, from the coding sequence ATGAATATAGTTGAATTAAAAATATCACCAAAAGATTGGCTTTATATAATCATAATTGGTGCATTTTTTGGATTTTTTATCTCTTTATGTTTCTATTTTTTAAGTTATGATTTACAAAATATTTCAACTATTATTTTTAGTACAAGTACAGCTATCTTTATTTCTTTATTTGCATTTTTTTTGATAACGATTTCAAATAAATTTATTCTTCCAAAAGTGAAAAAAAAGTTTTGGTATTTGATTAGTTTTATTTTCTCTTTTTTATCTGGATTTGTTGGTTTTAGTTTTTCATTTTTACTTTTTTCTTTTGCTGATTTAAAGATTTTAAATATTATTTCACCTTTTTGGATTTATATATCAATCACCATTGGATTTTTGACTTTTTTAGTTGGATTGATTTTACATCAGTTTATTTCTATGAAATACAAAAATGAAGAGATAAAAAATCAAATTTTAGAGACAAAATTGAAAGCTTTAGAAAATGAACTAAATCCTCATTTTTTATTTAATGCTTTAAATTCTGTATCAGAATTAATTTATCAAGACCAAAAAAAAGCTGAAAATGCAGTTATTCAAATCTCGAAATTTTTAAGAAATGCTATAAATAAAGAGAGTTTAATAACTTTAGAAACAGAACTTTCTATGGTAAAAACTTATGTAAATATTGAAAATGTAAGATTTGATGAAAAAATTGTTTTAAAAATTGATGATTTTGAAGAGTTTAAAGATATAAAAGTTCCAAAATTTTCAATTCAACTTTTAGTAGAAAATGCGATAAAACACGGATTTATAGGTGCTATTATAAATATAAATATAAAGTTTGATAAAAATAGTATTATTGTAATAAATGATGGAAAAATAACTACAAATCCAAAATTTGGTACAGGATTATCAAATCTTCAAAAAAGATTAGAGTTACAAAAAATTGGAAATTTAGAGTTTGAGATAGAAAATGAAAAAATGAAGTTTATAATAAAAATAAAGGATAAATTTTGA
- a CDS encoding SIR2 family NAD-dependent protein deacylase: MAKVIILSGAGISAESGISTFRDSGGLWENHKIEDVCMLGCLEKNRVATLNFYDSRRVELKDKEPNHAHKVIANLKEKYKDKIAVITQNVDDMFEKAGCVDVLHLHGFLKEVKCESCENIVDISYEKQLDNFKVCPKCDNFLRPNIVFFGEMAPKYQDMFMEFNDCEVLVVIGTSGAVINTDMFLNPDIKLSILNNIEPSDYLMEELYTKVLHKEATKAIDEIAFDIEEFLRNGK, encoded by the coding sequence ATGGCGAAAGTAATTATTTTAAGTGGTGCAGGAATTAGTGCAGAATCTGGAATCTCGACTTTTAGAGATAGTGGTGGATTATGGGAAAATCATAAAATAGAAGATGTTTGTATGTTAGGTTGTTTAGAAAAAAATAGAGTTGCAACTTTGAATTTTTATGATTCAAGAAGAGTTGAATTAAAAGATAAAGAACCAAATCATGCCCATAAAGTAATAGCTAATTTAAAAGAAAAATATAAAGATAAAATAGCAGTTATCACTCAAAATGTTGATGATATGTTTGAAAAAGCTGGATGTGTTGATGTTTTACATTTACATGGTTTTTTGAAAGAAGTAAAATGTGAAAGTTGTGAAAATATAGTTGATATCTCTTATGAAAAACAATTAGATAATTTTAAAGTTTGTCCAAAATGTGATAATTTTTTACGTCCTAATATTGTATTCTTTGGTGAAATGGCACCTAAATATCAAGATATGTTTATGGAGTTTAATGATTGCGAAGTTTTAGTAGTAATTGGAACAAGTGGAGCTGTTATAAATACTGATATGTTTTTAAATCCGGATATTAAACTTTCTATTTTAAATAATATAGAGCCAAGTGATTATTTGATGGAAGAGTTATATACAAAAGTATTACATAAAGAGGCTACAAAAGCTATTGATGAAATAGCTTTTGATATTGAAGAATTTTTAAGAAATGGAAAATAA
- a CDS encoding NAD(P)/FAD-dependent oxidoreductase: MKKVEIAVIGSGIGGAMIASLNQKKDLILFEKDKNLGGCASTFKRFGEFFNAGATTFVGYEENHVIKKIFDEVGLKPELIESHVAIRTIQNKKIVDRVENFEEFLSNLNSVYYHENNRIFWKTIKEIDEKFWKLKNIYFSKYSFKAYAKTALFIVELFKEFGFLLFKTADGYINEVLPNISKEYKAFIDSQLLITLQTTSKDLSLLALSLGLSYPFHKVYYSNGGMGKIVEDLLKEVNVSNKEEIISIERFEDKYKIISTKDEYLASKVILNSTIFESSKLFLDEDIKRYYEKFSFNDQSAFVVYLKLNSKENFLHHYQIILKENIPNCISNSFFVSFSDKNDEKLSTNGYSITISTHSKAIFWESLTKEEYENKKEETKDFIINEFLKNFDFVKKEEISISFAATSKTFNRYINRTNCGGKAITLKNILELPSCNTPFKNLYNVGDTIFAGQGWPGVAIGADILNKML, from the coding sequence ATGAAAAAAGTTGAAATTGCAGTAATTGGCAGTGGAATTGGTGGAGCAATGATTGCTTCATTAAATCAAAAAAAAGATTTAATACTTTTTGAAAAAGATAAAAACTTAGGTGGTTGTGCTTCTACATTTAAACGATTTGGAGAATTTTTTAACGCGGGAGCCACAACTTTTGTAGGATATGAAGAAAATCATGTAATAAAAAAAATATTTGATGAAGTTGGATTAAAGCCTGAGCTAATTGAGAGTCATGTGGCAATTAGAACTATTCAAAATAAAAAAATAGTTGATAGAGTTGAAAATTTTGAAGAGTTTTTATCAAATTTAAATAGTGTTTATTATCATGAAAACAATAGAATTTTTTGGAAAACCATAAAAGAAATAGATGAAAAATTTTGGAAATTAAAAAATATTTATTTTTCAAAATATAGTTTTAAAGCATACGCTAAAACAGCACTTTTTATAGTTGAACTTTTCAAAGAGTTCGGATTTTTATTGTTCAAAACAGCAGATGGATATATAAATGAAGTTTTACCAAATATTTCAAAAGAGTATAAAGCTTTTATAGATTCACAACTTTTGATAACTTTACAAACAACTTCTAAAGATTTGTCACTTCTTGCTTTGAGTTTAGGATTATCTTATCCTTTTCACAAAGTTTATTACTCAAATGGTGGAATGGGAAAAATAGTTGAAGATTTATTAAAAGAGGTAAATGTATCAAATAAAGAAGAGATAATTTCTATAGAAAGATTTGAAGATAAATATAAAATAATTTCGACAAAAGATGAATATTTAGCTTCAAAAGTTATATTAAATTCTACAATATTTGAGAGTTCAAAACTTTTTTTAGATGAAGATATAAAAAGATATTATGAAAAGTTTTCATTCAATGACCAAAGTGCTTTTGTTGTTTATTTAAAACTAAACTCAAAAGAGAACTTTTTACATCACTATCAAATAATTTTAAAAGAGAATATTCCAAATTGTATATCAAACTCTTTTTTTGTTTCGTTTTCTGATAAAAATGATGAAAAACTCTCAACAAATGGTTATTCTATAACTATATCAACACACTCAAAAGCTATTTTTTGGGAAAGTTTGACTAAAGAAGAGTATGAAAATAAAAAAGAAGAGACAAAAGATTTTATTATAAATGAGTTTTTAAAAAATTTTGATTTTGTAAAAAAAGAGGAGATTTCTATATCTTTTGCTGCAACTTCTAAAACTTTTAATAGATATATAAATAGAACAAATTGTGGTGGTAAAGCAATTACTTTAAAAAATATTTTAGAACTTCCTAGTTGTAATACTCCTTTTAAAAATTTATATAATGTTGGTGACACTATTTTTGCAGGACAAGGTTGGCCAGGGGTTGCTATTGGGGCTGATATTTTGAATAAAATGTTATAA
- a CDS encoding cryptochrome/photolyase family protein — protein MKQILWFRRDLRVTDSAILANAKDEVLPIFIFDKNILDKLSKDDKRVTFIYKNVLKLKEDLKSIGLDLAIFYGTPKEVFESLKNKGFDTILCSVDFDNYAKKRDEEISKIIAMETFTDSFIIHPKDALKSDKTPYKVFTPFYKSLSFIWESESLVLFERNKNLKKIEFDYDVILGLQDLGFIKQKLPEFLEKNADELIDEFSLKISNYQEDRDFFYKNATSNLAVHLRFGLISPRELFNKIKKVRAIQSQKDFYIRELFWREFYNYILFHFPKSEFENLNEIKVNWSLNEENFQKWCDGNTGVPLIDAAMRYFNLTGTMHNRLRMIVSSYLTKNLLIDWKKGEEYFASKLLDYEASSNIGSWQWAASTGADAVPYFRIFNPYLQSAKFDKDAIFIKSVILELKEVNPKLIHTENGVQSNLFLNYPAQIVSIEFSRNRAIEEFKRANNEKS, from the coding sequence ATGAAACAAATTTTGTGGTTTAGAAGAGATTTAAGAGTAACTGATAGTGCAATATTAGCTAATGCTAAAGATGAAGTGTTGCCTATTTTTATATTTGATAAAAATATCTTAGATAAACTTTCTAAAGATGATAAAAGAGTAACATTTATCTATAAAAATGTTTTAAAATTAAAAGAAGATTTAAAAAGTATTGGGCTTGATTTAGCAATATTTTATGGAACTCCTAAAGAAGTTTTTGAAAGTCTAAAAAACAAGGGTTTTGATACTATTTTATGTTCAGTTGATTTTGATAATTATGCAAAAAAAAGAGATGAAGAGATATCTAAAATCATTGCAATGGAAACTTTTACAGATTCATTTATAATTCATCCAAAAGATGCTTTAAAATCTGATAAAACTCCATATAAAGTTTTTACTCCTTTTTATAAATCACTTAGTTTTATTTGGGAAAGTGAGAGTTTAGTTTTATTTGAAAGAAATAAAAATCTAAAGAAAATAGAGTTTGATTATGATGTTATTCTAGGTTTACAGGATTTAGGATTTATAAAACAAAAACTACCAGAATTTTTAGAAAAAAATGCAGATGAACTTATAGATGAATTTTCTTTAAAAATTTCAAATTATCAAGAAGATAGAGATTTTTTTTATAAAAATGCAACTTCAAATCTAGCTGTTCATTTACGATTTGGTCTTATAAGTCCAAGGGAACTTTTTAATAAAATAAAAAAAGTAAGAGCAATTCAAAGTCAAAAAGATTTTTATATACGAGAGCTTTTTTGGAGAGAGTTTTATAACTATATTTTGTTTCATTTCCCAAAAAGTGAGTTTGAAAATCTAAATGAAATTAAAGTAAATTGGTCTTTAAATGAAGAAAATTTTCAAAAATGGTGTGATGGAAATACTGGAGTTCCTCTAATTGATGCAGCTATGAGATATTTCAATTTAACTGGAACTATGCACAATCGTTTAAGAATGATTGTTTCTTCATATCTAACAAAAAATTTGCTTATAGATTGGAAAAAAGGTGAAGAGTATTTTGCTTCAAAACTACTTGATTATGAAGCAAGCTCAAATATTGGTTCTTGGCAATGGGCTGCTAGTACTGGTGCTGATGCTGTGCCATATTTTAGGATTTTTAATCCATATTTACAAAGTGCAAAATTTGATAAAGATGCAATTTTTATAAAATCAGTAATCTTAGAATTAAAAGAGGTAAATCCTAAACTAATCCATACTGAAAATGGTGTTCAATCAAATCTATTTTTAAATTATCCAGCTCAAATAGTAAGTATTGAATTTTCAAGAAATAGGGCAATTGAAGAGTTTAAAAGAGCAAACAATGAAAAAAGTTGA
- a CDS encoding YbgA family protein, with protein MKLGVSACLIGTKCRYDGVGATDKFIVDVLQKYFETSSYCPETIIWGSPREAIRQTLDENGQLKIVTSTKNPKDVTTELENISTECANRIENDDLCGFILKSASPTCGMERVKVYKPFNAPSVKNGVGVFAKKIKEKYPYLPVEEEGRLIDPWLRENFLMQIFAYQHLFEFLKSNPTLNDLVIFHTSYKYLIYLKSQKAYTTLGRIVANKDKKQLNEILAEYKEEFLKAISLKGSVNKTYNVLLHIFGYFKKLITKEEKEEILQALSEYKEKIIPLIAVMKLINLYVKRFDVQYLKIQKFLNPYPSELALRSDIKAYK; from the coding sequence ATGAAATTAGGAGTTTCTGCTTGTTTGATTGGAACAAAATGTCGATATGATGGTGTAGGAGCAACTGATAAGTTTATAGTTGATGTTTTACAAAAATATTTTGAAACATCATCTTATTGTCCAGAAACTATAATTTGGGGAAGTCCACGAGAAGCTATTCGACAAACTTTAGATGAAAATGGGCAACTAAAAATTGTAACTTCAACAAAAAATCCAAAAGATGTAACAACTGAACTTGAAAATATCTCAACTGAATGTGCAAATAGAATTGAAAATGATGATTTATGTGGTTTTATTTTAAAATCAGCATCTCCTACTTGTGGAATGGAAAGGGTAAAAGTTTACAAACCTTTTAATGCACCTAGCGTGAAAAATGGTGTTGGAGTATTTGCAAAAAAAATAAAAGAAAAATATCCATATTTACCAGTTGAAGAAGAGGGAAGATTGATTGACCCTTGGCTTAGGGAAAATTTTTTGATGCAGATTTTTGCATATCAACATCTATTTGAATTTTTAAAATCAAATCCAACTTTAAATGATTTGGTGATTTTTCATACTTCTTATAAATATTTAATCTATTTAAAATCTCAAAAAGCTTATACAACTTTAGGAAGAATTGTTGCAAATAAAGATAAAAAACAATTAAATGAAATTTTAGCAGAGTACAAAGAAGAGTTTTTAAAAGCGATAAGTTTAAAAGGAAGTGTAAATAAAACTTACAACGTACTTCTTCATATTTTTGGATATTTCAAAAAGCTAATCACAAAAGAAGAAAAAGAAGAGATTTTACAAGCTTTATCTGAGTATAAAGAAAAAATTATTCCTTTGATTGCAGTTATGAAACTTATAAATTTATATGTAAAAAGATTTGATGTACAGTATTTAAAAATCCAAAAATTTTTAAATCCATATCCAAGTGAATTAGCTTTACGAAGTGATATTAAGGCTTATAAATAA
- a CDS encoding 3'-5' exonuclease, protein MIILDFETNSSNIGDVIEIAAVKIDKDFNILDKFHRYYLSRFPVNFYSYAVHRLTPDLILDYRKDKNYSSYFTEDEDFEEFCFGTQTLIAHNIKFELRHINNRVKFENHICTMNENKKIVNVFGKNGRVKNPKLDETCLYYGIEFDGEKYHSATYDVTKTYEILKRMNLNL, encoded by the coding sequence ATGATAATTTTAGATTTTGAAACAAATAGTTCAAATATTGGTGATGTAATAGAAATAGCAGCTGTTAAAATAGACAAAGATTTTAATATCTTGGATAAATTTCATAGATATTATTTATCACGATTTCCAGTGAATTTTTACTCTTATGCAGTTCATAGATTAACTCCTGATTTAATTCTTGATTATAGAAAAGATAAAAATTATAGTTCATATTTCACTGAAGATGAAGATTTTGAAGAGTTTTGTTTTGGAACTCAAACTTTAATTGCTCATAATATAAAGTTTGAATTAAGACATATAAACAATCGAGTTAAATTTGAAAATCATATTTGTACAATGAATGAAAATAAAAAAATAGTAAATGTTTTTGGAAAAAATGGAAGAGTAAAAAATCCAAAACTTGATGAAACTTGTTTATATTATGGAATAGAGTTTGATGGAGAAAAATATCATAGTGCAACTTATGATGTGACAAAGACTTATGAGATTTTAAAAAGAATGAATTTGAATCTATAA